The following are encoded together in the Monodelphis domestica isolate mMonDom1 chromosome 5, mMonDom1.pri, whole genome shotgun sequence genome:
- the LOC100026833 gene encoding keratin, type II cuticular Hb3: MTCGISTVGCGIRPRNFGCFSAYVPRMGDRCCVSAAPYRGVSCYRGLTGFGSRSICGGYRAGSCGRSFGYRSGGVCGPSPPCITTVSINESLLTPLNLEIDPNAQCVKHEEKEQIKCLNSKFAAFIDKVRFLEQQNKLLETKWQFYQNRKCCESNLEPLFQGYIETLKRELECVEADSGRLSSELNHVQEVLEGYKKKYEEEVTLRATAENEFVVLKKEVDCAYLRKSDLEANAEALTEEINFLRALYEEELRVLQTHISDTSVVVKMDNSRELNMDCVIAEIKAQYDDIASRSRAEAESWYRSKCEEMKATVIRHGESLRRTKEEINELNRMIQRLTAEVENAKCQNCKLEAAVTQSEQQGEAALSDARCKLAGLEEALQKAKQDMACLLKEYQEVMNSKLGLDIEIATYKRLLEGEEYRLCEGVGAVNVCVSSSRGGVTCGDLCQSGSRPVTGSVCSAPCNGNLVVSTGCCAPCGSLSTSCGRC, from the exons ATGACTTGTGGAATCAGCACAGTGGGCTGTGGAATTCGCCCCAGAAACTTTGGCTGTTTTTCAGCCTACGTGCCTAGGATGGGTGACCGCTGCTGCGTCAGCGCTGCTCCCTACAGAGGGGTGTCCTGCTACAGGGGACTGACCGGCTTTGGCAGCCGCAGCATCTGTGGGGGCTACAGGGCTGGCTCCTGCGGCCGCAGCTTTGGCTACCGCTCTGGGGGGGTGTGCGGGCCCAGCCCCCCCTGCATCACCACTGTGTCTATCAACGAGAGCCTCCTGACCCCCCTCAACCTGGAGATCGACCCCAATGCCCAGTGTGTGAAGCATGAGGAGAAGGAGCAGATCAAGTGCCTCAACAGCAAGTTTGCCGCCTTCATCGACAAG GTGCGGTTCCTGGAGCAGCAGAACAAGCTTCTGGAGACCAAGTGGCAGTTCTACCAGAACCGGAAATGCTGCGAGAGCAACCTGGAGCCCCTGTTCCAGGGCTACATTGAGACCCTGAAGCGGGAGCTGGAGTGTGTGGAGGCTGACAGTGGGCGCCTGTCCTCTGAGCTTAACCATGTGCAGGAGGTGCTGGAGGGCTACAAGAAGAA gtATGAGGAAGAAGTCACTCTTCGGGCCACAGCTGAGAACGAATTCGTGGTACTGAAGAAG GAGGTGGATTGTGCCTATCTTCGGAAGTCAGACCTGGAAGCCAACGCAGAAGCATTGACAGAGGAGATTAACTTCTTGAGAGCTTTGTATGAGGAG GAGTTGCGGGTCCTCCAAACCCACATCTCAGACACCTCTGTCGTGGTGAAGATGGACAACAGCCGGGAGCTCAACATGGACTGCGTCATCGCCGAGATCAAGGCTCAGTACGACGACATCGCCAGCCGCAGCCGGGCTGAGGCCGAGTCCTGGTACCGCAGCAAG TGTGAGGAGATGAAGGCCACCGTGATCCGCCATGGCGAGAGTCTACGCAGGACCAAGGAGGAGATCAACGAGCTGAACCGCATGATCCAGAGGCTGACCGCCGAGGTGGAGAACGCCAAGTGCCAG aACTGCAAGCTGGAGGCTGCTGTGACACAGTCTGAACAGCAGGGTGAGGCTGCCCTCAGTGATGCCCGCTGCAAGCTGGCAGGGCTGGAGGAGGCTCTGCAGAAGGCCAAGCAGGACATGGCTTGTCTGCTGAAGGAGTACCAGGAGGTCATGAACTCCAAGCTGGGGCTGGACATCGAGATCGCCACCTACAAGAGGCTGCTGGAGGGCGAGGAGTACAG GTTGTGTGAAGGTGTTGGTGCTGTGAATGTCT GTGTGAGCAGTTCCCGAGGTGGTGTCACTTGTGGCGACCTGTGCCAGTCTGGCTCCCGACCGGTCACTGGCAGTGTTTGTAGTGCCCCTTGCAATGGGAACCTGGTGGTGAGCACTGGTTGTTGTGCGCCCTGCGGATCCCTCAGCACCAGCTGTGGAAGATGCTAG
- the LOC100026816 gene encoding keratin, type II cuticular Hb6, giving the protein MTCGSYCAGSVRAFSCASACGPRPGRCCISAAPYRGVSCYRGLTGFGSRSYCGGYRAGSCGRSFGYRSGGVCGPSPPCITTVSVNESLLTPLNLEIDPNAQCVKHEEKEQIKCLNSKFAAFIDKVRFLEQQNKLLETKWQFYQNRKCCESNLEPLFQGYIETLKRELECVEADSGRLSSELNHVQEVLEGYKKKYEEEVSLRATAENEFVALKKDVDCAYLRKSDLEANSEALTEEINFMRALYEEEIRVLQSHISDTSVVVKMDNSRDLNMDCVIAEIKSQYDDIASRSRAEAESWYRSKCEEMKATVIRHGESLRRTKEEINELNRMIQRLTAEVENAKCQNSKLEAAVTQSEQQGEAALNDARCKLAGLEEALQKAKQDMACLLKEYQEVMNSKLGLDIEIATYKRLLEGEEQRLCEGVGAVNVCVSSSRGGVVCGDLCTSTSGARVVSTGSTGPSGGSVVVSAPNACAPCGVGSGYSTRSCATSCGVRRC; this is encoded by the exons ATGACCTGTGGATCTTATTGTGCAGGCTCTGTGAGAGCTTTCAGCTGTGCCTCAGCCTGTGGACCCCGACCTGGCCGCTGCTGCATCAGCGCTGCTCCCTACAGAGGGGTGTCCTGCTACAGGGGACTGACCGGCTTTGGCAGCCGCAGCTACTGTGGGGGCTACAGGGCTGGCTCCTGCGGCCGCAGCTTTGGCTACCGCTCTGGGGGGGTGTGCGGGCCCAGCCCCCCCTGCATCACCACTGTGTCTGTCAACGAGAGCCTCCTGACCCCCCTCAACCTGGAGATCGACCCCAATGCCCAGTGTGTGAAGCATGAGGAGAAGGAGCAGATCAAGTGCCTCAACAGCAAGTTTGCCGCCTTCATCGACAAG GTGCGGTTCCTGGAGCAGCAGAACAAGCTTCTGGAGACCAAGTGGCAGTTCTACCAGAACCGGAAATGCTGCGAGAGCAACCTGGAGCCCCTGTTCCAGGGCTACATTGAGACCCTGAAGCGGGAGCTGGAGTGTGTGGAGGCTGACAGTGGGCGCCTGTCCTCTGAGCTTAACCATGTGCAGGAGGTGCTGGAGGGCTACAAGAAGAA GTATGAGGAGGAAGTTTCCCTGAGAGCCACAGCTGAGAATGAATTTGTTGCTCTGAAGAAG GATGTGGACTGTGCTTACCTCCGCAAATCTGATCTGGAGGCCAATTCAGAGGCTTTGACAGAGGAGATCAACTTCATGAGAGCCTTGTATGAAGAG GAGATCAGAGTTCTACAGTCTCACATCTCAGACACCTCCGTTGTGGTGAAGATGGACAACAGCAGAGATCTCAACATGGACTGTGTCATTGCTGAGATCAAGTCTCAATATGATGACATCGCTAGCCGTAGCCGGGCTGAGGCTGAGTCTTGGTACCGCAGCAAG TGTGAGGAGATGAAGGCTACAGTGATCCGCCATGGTGAGAGTCTACGTAGGACCAAGGAGGAGATCAATGAGCTGAATCGCATGATCCAGAGGCTGACTGCCGAGGTGGAGAATGCCAAGTGCCAG AATTCCAAGCTGGAGGCTGCTGTGACACAGTCTGAACAGCAGGGTGAGGCTGCCCTCAATGATGCCCGCTGCAAGCTGGCTGGGCTGGAGGAGGCTCTGCAGAAGGCCAAGCAGGACATGGCTTGTCTACTGAAGGAGTACCAGGAGGTCATGAACTCCAAGCTAGGACTGGACATTGAGATCGCCACCTACAAGAGACTGCTGGAGGGCGAGGAGCAAAG GTTGTGTGAGGGTGTTGGCGCCGTGAATGTCT GTGTCAGCAGCTCCCGAGGTGGCGTCGTCTGTGGCGATCTCTGCACCAGCACCTCCGGTGCCCGTGTTGTCAGCACCGGTAGCACTGGCCCCTCTGGTGGCAGTGTGGTGGTCAGCGCACCTAATGCCTGTGCCCCCTGTGGGGTTGGCTCCGGCTACAGCACCCGTTCTTGTGCCACCTCTTGTGGAGTCAGGAGGTGTTAG